TATGGGTCCCGTAATGGTGTTCCAATTCCAACATTGACGGTGTTGAACAACTTGTTGAAGCTCGTCCAAATGAGAACAATGGAAGCCAATAAGAGGTTTGTCTTGCCAGAGAAGAGGCCACTTCCAGAGGAAAACTACCAGATTGAATACCTCTATTGATTTCCTGAAGTGCCATTCCCATCACATGGCTTATTCATCTGGATCTTATTGAACAAATGTACTATATATTAATTGTTATTAACTACCTATTGTTTATTACCTGTCATTTTTAAAACATTATTCCTGAAATGTTATTCTTAAAATTTTAATCTTAAAATGTTATTCTTAAAATATTATTCCTACTGTTATTTTGTCAGACTCGCTTCTGCTTTAGAGCCGGGGTCGGCAATTGCCCAATTAGGCAACCGGCCTTTTGATAACGCGTCTGGCGAATTCTCCAAGTcctgtttttcttccaatgtACATGAACTATATAGgtgtatatatatattcatACATATACTCAACGAGATGAAAGGATATCCTACTACGCTTACGTCAGCTTCGACGTTTTGAATATTGGTAGTGGTTCTTCCcgtatatatatatatatatatattcaaaaaatatcttcCCCGCTAGCTACATTCTCTTTCCACTGACAGATGTCCACTAAGGTTCTTTTGATAGGTATTGGAGGTGTTGGATCCATTGCCGCATACACTCTACAACAAAATGGAGTTGAAGTCACTGCAGTGGCAAGATCATCCTACGACCAGCTACAAAATGAAGGTTTCACTATCGAGTCTTGCGATTATGGTAAAGTTGAGAACTTTAAGCCTACCCATGTATACAAAGACGTTAAGGAAGCCTATAACGAACAAGGGCCATTTGATTACATTGTCATTACCACCAAGAACATTCCTGATGTCAATCCCGTGGAAAAGATGATTGAAGGCGCCTATTCAAAGGACACTCCAATTGTCTTGTTGGAAAACGGTATTGGCATCGAGAGGTCCATGTTCCGTGCATATCCCGATGCAACCGTTATCTCTGGCGTGACCATGATCAGTAGTACCCTTTTCCACGGGAAAATTGTTAAACATGTCGGAGTTGATTCTGTATCCTTTGGGCCATTTATTAACTCAAACCTTGATCGGGACTTACAAATTGCCAAAGCTAAAAAGTTTGCCAAGTTGTATTACAACCAACACAATGGTGCCAAATACGATGAAGATGTCAAATTTATTAGATGGAAGAAGCTTGTCTACAATGCAGCAATCAATACCACATGCGCAATAACCAACGTTGATTGTGGCCGTTTGGAATTGTTTGGAGGCATGGACAAGATTGTTCGGCCGGCAATGAAGGAAGTCATTGCTATTGCAAAGGCTGACGGTGTTACACTACCTGAAGGAATCGACGAGGCGATGATTCGTTCCGACGATGGCGAATACTATCCTCCGTCCATGTTGATCGATGTCCGCAAGAATCAGTACACGGAATACAAGACCATATTAGGAACTGCCCTCGAGACTGCACAGGATTTGGGAGTTGAAGCACCGGTGTTGTCCCTCTTGTGCTCGTTACTTGAGGTTATCCAATACAGAACAATGGAGTCGCATGGGAGAATCGTCCTTCCAGAGAAGCGCCCGCTTCCATCGGACAACtacaaaattgaatttaaagaataaaCATCCTAGTATATTGTTTAATGTGTAAGATGTTTTCTCCTGTCTATTATAGAGACATTCCCTGTGTTGGTACAATCAACCTAACCCTGTAGTAGATGAGCTTCACTGTCAACTAActttctctctttgctGAGCCCCGCGCGGCACCCTTGATTTTCCCCCTCCCTATGAACACGTCTGCGAAACGGCTGATGTTGTGAAAACTCAGTTGTGTTCTATATTTACATGCAGATCTTCAACTCCTTAAAGGAGGCACTGGCATTGCCTATAGGTACAAGCAAGTATGAGGAACATCAAACACCCGGGCGCTTCACAGCTTACACAGCTGGAACGTCAGACCCGGCACCGACTGCGCAAGAACAAGAGGGCCAGTCTTTCCAGTTCGTATTCAACAGATACAGTTACCACCACAGGGAGGTTGTTGGACAAGTTGAAGCTGACCGAAGAAGAATGGGAACAAGCAGACGCCATTGACGAGCATAGCGGTGGATATGACTATGAGTATGATAATGATTACGATTGTGCTTATGATGGAAACAGCAACACCGACGAGTCGGACTATGATAGTTCGAGGTTTAGCTTTGACCCAGACCAGACATCTGTTACTGTCATTATACACAAAACACCAAAGAAGGGCACGCCACCAGACACATTCCATCACTTGAAGTCTGTTCTTGGATCaacaaagaggaaaaacaTTGAGAAATCTGCAGTTAATAAGGCATTGGAattggggaaaaaaatcaatactGTTGAACACAATGCTTCAAGGGTTGTGTATAACAGATCGGATGTTAAATCGATTCATATGGATACCCTTATCCACGATGCCCAGAGCAGTATAGTAAGTCTATCTGAATCTGATGAGAGTGATGGTAACAATTACGATGATGGAGGCGATGGTGAGGACGATTTGGTTAATTTATACACACAGGAGAGTTTGGAAGACTTGAGCATGAACCTCCGGAAAGTTGAGACTGCACATCAGCACAAACGGTTTAACAATAGTATACATACACTAAAAAGTGAAGATTCACCCTTCACTCCAACAACACCAACCAGATCAATGGTGGAATCCACGCCGTTGAATTCGCCATTGAAAAACTATTCTACTCCTCAATACTCAATAACAAGGACACCAAACGATAACTACTTTCATAAACATTCAGACTCAAACAATTCGATTGATATGGTGAATGCTTTGGATTATTACCAAACTAATGGATTCCATAGTGTCGCCTTAGATTCAACTCGAAATATCAGTCATGGACATACCAAATCAGCCATAGTTAATCACAACCAAGTGCTTATACAGGAGAATGACGTCAAAATAGAACCGGAATTGATTAGGTCTGCATCTGCACCGATACAAAGGAAGCCTAGTATTAAACAATCACCAGCCCCAGAGAAACCATTACCTGCTTTACCAGTTCATACtcacaacaacaattaTTATACTAGTATTACTGCCAACACTACTATTGATACTCCTAGCACTATTGATGCTCCTAAACCTACAACTACTGATATTActatcaacaataatacTACTATTAACACTAATACTCTTTGTACTACTAGCAACGATAAGAATATTGATattaataacaacaacaacaacaacagcaaaagTAATAAtcataataataataccagcaaaaacaatttcaacaccGCTCCATTGCCTGCACTTTCAACGACGTACATTATACCGTCACCAAACCGCAAACAAACGTCATCTTCTAAACAATTCCACAATACCCAAGGGAGAGAAGGCCACAAGGAGCCCCACCATTATTACCCACATTATTACAGTCCTCAATTGCACCAAATCCAGCAATATAAAAATCCACCATATACTCTTATACACCCACAAACACACCCACAAACACACCCACAGACACACCCAACAAGCCAATCACATCAATATGGAACCCCACACAGCCGATACCATTACAACCGCACCCTGCCTCACCCGATATACTCCTCCACCACGACCCGCCAAGTTCCCTATCCAACGCCTACAAACCAGCCAATTACCAACTCTCCCTCTACACAGATGCGATTCCCGCCTTCAACCACTTATCCTAGACCCAGAAAACACAAGACACTTCAGAGTCTCTCTGGTGA
The Pichia kudriavzevii chromosome 2, complete sequence DNA segment above includes these coding regions:
- a CDS encoding uncharacterized protein (PKUD0B09600), which codes for MRNIKHPGASQLTQLERQTRHRLRKNKRASLSSSYSTDTVTTTGRLLDKLKLTEEEWEQADAIDEHSGGYDYEYDNDYDCAYDGNSNTDESDYDSSRFSFDPDQTSVTVIIHKTPKKGTPPDTFHHLKSVLGSTKRKNIEKSAVNKALELGKKINTVEHNASRVVYNRSDVKSIHMDTLIHDAQSSIVSLSESDESDGNNYDDGGDGEDDLVNLYTQESLEDLSMNLRKVETAHQHKRFNNSIHTLKSEDSPFTPTTPTRSMVESTPLNSPLKNYSTPQYSITRTPNDNYFHKHSDSNNSIDMVNALDYYQTNGFHSVALDSTRNISHGHTKSAIVNHNQVLIQENDVKIEPELIRSASAPIQRKPSIKQSPAPEKPLPALPVHTHNNNYYTSITANTTIDTPSTIDAPKPTTTDITINNNTTINTNTLCTTSNDKNIDINNNNNNNSKSNNHNNNTSKNNFNTAPLPALSTTYIIPSPNRKQTSSSKQFHNTQGREGHKEPHHYYPHYYSPQLHQIQQYKNPPYTLIHPQTHPQTHPQTHPTSQSHQYGTPHSRYHYNRTLPHPIYSSTTTRQVPYPTPTNQPITNSPSTQMRFPPSTTYPRPRKHKTLQSLSGEALPNHSLPQQPVQRSQQHQAYTDHHYMNHPPQYYSGNRYPPNARYQFPSHPSPKINNANLYEPPSSPSEKRNNTFQNVDLSYIIPR
- a CDS encoding uncharacterized protein (PKUD0B09590; Pfam Domains: ApbA_C(1.1e-30)|ApbA(6.6e-30)) — its product is MSTKVLLIGIGGVGSIAAYTLQQNGVEVTAVARSSYDQLQNEGFTIESCDYGKVENFKPTHVYKDVKEAYNEQGPFDYIVITTKNIPDVNPVEKMIEGAYSKDTPIVLLENGIGIERSMFRAYPDATVISGVTMISSTLFHGKIVKHVGVDSVSFGPFINSNLDRDLQIAKAKKFAKLYYNQHNGAKYDEDVKFIRWKKLVYNAAINTTCAITNVDCGRLELFGGMDKIVRPAMKEVIAIAKADGVTLPEGIDEAMIRSDDGEYYPPSMLIDVRKNQYTEYKTILGTALETAQDLGVEAPVLSLLCSLLEVIQYRTMESHGRIVLPEKRPLPSDNYKIEFKE